The following proteins are encoded in a genomic region of Arachis ipaensis cultivar K30076 chromosome B02, Araip1.1, whole genome shotgun sequence:
- the LOC110268728 gene encoding uncharacterized protein LOC110268728 isoform X3, whose amino-acid sequence MSPSLEQRARERERASSGERDGAIVQREAAAAVARPVAAVDDGSPSLATPPCLVAGKRHCRYWDPLSGPVLETV is encoded by the exons ATGTCGCCGTCATTGGAgcagagagcgagagagagagagagggcttCCAGTGGAGAGAGGGACGGCGCTATCGTGCAGCGCGAAGCCGCCGCCGCCGTCGCGCGCCCTGTCGCCGCGGTTGATGATGGGTCGCCGAGCCTCGCCACGCCGCCATGCCTGGTTGCCGGAAAACGGCACTGCCGTTACTGGGATCCACTGTCG GGTCCAGTTCTGGAAACTGTATGA
- the LOC110268728 gene encoding uncharacterized protein LOC110268728 isoform X2 yields the protein MSPSLEQRARERERASSGERDGAIVQREAAAAVARPVAAVDDGSPSLATPPCLVAGKRHCRYWDPLSLLSSEPGAIVIT from the exons ATGTCGCCGTCATTGGAgcagagagcgagagagagagagagggcttCCAGTGGAGAGAGGGACGGCGCTATCGTGCAGCGCGAAGCCGCCGCCGCCGTCGCGCGCCCTGTCGCCGCGGTTGATGATGGGTCGCCGAGCCTCGCCACGCCGCCATGCCTGGTTGCCGGAAAACGGCACTGCCGTTACTGGGATCCACTGTCG TTGCTGTCATCGGAGCCTGGGGCTATTGTCATCACTTGA
- the LOC110268728 gene encoding uncharacterized protein LOC110268728 isoform X1 produces MSPSLEQRARERERASSGERDGAIVQREAAAAVARPVAAVDDGSPSLATPPCLVAGKRHCRYWDPLSVRVSFLISVLLNSWNIVVTTELLQLLSSEPGAIVIT; encoded by the coding sequence ATGTCGCCGTCATTGGAgcagagagcgagagagagagagagggcttCCAGTGGAGAGAGGGACGGCGCTATCGTGCAGCGCGAAGCCGCCGCCGCCGTCGCGCGCCCTGTCGCCGCGGTTGATGATGGGTCGCCGAGCCTCGCCACGCCGCCATGCCTGGTTGCCGGAAAACGGCACTGCCGTTACTGGGATCCACTGTCGGTAAGGGTTTCATTTTTAATCTCCGTTCTTCTGAATTCCTGGAACATTGTTGTCACTACAGAGCTTTTACAGTTGCTGTCATCGGAGCCTGGGGCTATTGTCATCACTTGA